A genomic segment from Microcella flavibacter encodes:
- a CDS encoding ABC-F family ATP-binding cassette domain-containing protein → MAHLLGAEALHLEFPTRVVFDGVSVGVDEGDRIGIVGRNGDGKSTLMRLLAGTMQPDDGRVTRRRGVTLGMLDQTDALDTGLTVRQSVVGDRPEHEWAGDGRVRDVLAGLIADLPGDAIVDDLSGGQRRRVALAKLLVGDWHIVALDEPTNHLDISGVAWLADHLKRRWPAGQGALLVVTHDRWFLDEVSSLTWEVHDGIVEPFEGGYAAYVLQRMERDRQASTIEAKRQNLMKKELAWLRRGAPARTAKPKFRIDAANELIADVPPLRNTVALSQMATARLGKDVVDLLDVGVSYGDDVVLADIEWRIAPGERTGILGVNGAGKSTLLGLIDGSVQPTTGRVKFGKTVRIATLDQQLGDLSAVIDERVSAVIAAKKTTYVTDGKELTPGQLLERLGFTTAQLSTPVRNLSGGQKRRLQLLLILLDEPNVLILDEPTNDMDTDMLAAIEDLLDGWPGTLIVVSHDRYLLERVTDQQYAILPGADGARRLRHLPGGVDEYLRLQKAETRSGQDAGRATVASVTSGGAAGAGSEGSGGAAGAAGSGGTGSGSAGSAPALSGAERRTAEKELAAADRKMAKLQGQVAALHARLAEHDANDYTGIGALHEEVRVLEAQLSELEERWLELSERLA, encoded by the coding sequence GTGGCCCATCTGCTGGGGGCGGAAGCCCTCCACCTCGAGTTCCCGACCCGCGTCGTCTTCGACGGGGTCTCCGTCGGCGTCGACGAGGGCGACCGCATCGGCATCGTCGGCCGCAACGGCGACGGCAAGTCGACGCTCATGCGCCTGCTGGCGGGCACCATGCAGCCCGACGACGGTCGCGTCACGCGGCGCCGCGGGGTCACGCTCGGGATGCTCGACCAGACCGACGCGCTCGACACGGGTCTGACCGTGCGCCAGTCGGTGGTGGGCGATCGTCCCGAGCACGAGTGGGCCGGCGACGGCCGGGTGCGGGATGTCCTCGCCGGGCTCATCGCCGACCTGCCCGGCGACGCGATCGTGGACGACCTCTCCGGAGGCCAGCGTCGCCGCGTCGCCCTCGCCAAGCTGCTCGTCGGCGACTGGCACATCGTCGCCCTCGACGAGCCCACCAACCACCTCGACATCTCGGGAGTCGCCTGGCTCGCCGACCACCTGAAGCGCCGCTGGCCGGCGGGGCAGGGCGCGCTGCTGGTCGTGACCCACGACCGGTGGTTCCTGGACGAGGTCTCGAGCCTCACCTGGGAGGTGCACGACGGCATCGTCGAGCCCTTCGAGGGCGGCTACGCGGCCTACGTGCTGCAGCGCATGGAGCGCGACCGCCAGGCCTCGACGATCGAGGCGAAGCGCCAGAACCTGATGAAGAAGGAGCTCGCCTGGCTGCGCCGCGGAGCACCCGCGCGCACGGCGAAGCCGAAGTTCCGCATCGACGCGGCCAACGAGCTCATCGCCGACGTGCCGCCGCTGCGCAACACGGTGGCGCTGTCGCAGATGGCGACGGCGCGCCTCGGCAAGGACGTCGTCGACCTGCTCGACGTCGGCGTCAGCTACGGCGACGACGTCGTGCTCGCCGACATCGAGTGGCGCATCGCCCCCGGCGAGCGCACCGGCATCCTCGGCGTGAACGGCGCGGGCAAGTCGACCCTGCTGGGCCTCATCGACGGCAGCGTGCAGCCGACCACGGGCCGGGTGAAGTTCGGCAAGACGGTGCGCATCGCGACCCTCGACCAGCAGCTGGGCGACCTCAGCGCCGTCATCGACGAGCGGGTCAGCGCGGTCATCGCGGCGAAGAAGACCACCTACGTCACCGACGGCAAGGAGCTCACGCCCGGGCAGCTGCTCGAGCGCCTGGGCTTCACGACGGCGCAGCTGTCGACGCCGGTGCGCAACCTCTCTGGCGGGCAGAAGCGCCGCCTGCAGCTGCTGCTCATCCTGCTCGACGAGCCGAACGTGCTCATCCTCGACGAGCCCACCAACGACATGGACACCGACATGCTCGCCGCCATCGAGGATCTGCTCGACGGCTGGCCGGGCACCCTCATCGTCGTGTCGCACGACCGGTACCTGCTCGAGCGGGTCACCGACCAGCAGTACGCGATCCTGCCCGGTGCGGACGGCGCGCGCCGGCTGCGGCACCTGCCGGGCGGGGTCGACGAGTACCTGCGGCTGCAGAAGGCCGAGACGCGGTCGGGGCAGGATGCCGGGCGCGCGACGGTCGCGTCGGTGACGTCGGGCGGGGCTGCGGGTGCGGGTTCCGAGGGTTCCGGCGGCGCCGCGGGCGCGGCCGGGTCGGGCGGGACGGGGTCGGGGTCGGCCGGGAGCGCGCCCGCGCTCTCCGGCGCCGAGCGCCGCACGGCCGAGAAGGAGCTCGCCGCCGCCGACCGCAAGATGGCGAAGCTGCAGGGTCAGGTGGCGGCGCTGCACGCGCGCCTCGCCGAGCACGACGCGAACGACTACACCGGCATCGGCGCGCTGCACGAGGAGGTGCGGGTGCTCGAGGCGCAGCTCTCCGAGCTGGAGGAGCGCTGGCTCGAGCTCTCGGAGCGGCTCGCGTAG
- the fgd gene encoding glucose-6-phosphate dehydrogenase (coenzyme-F420), with protein MTRLPFRIGYKASSEQFAPQRLLDYGVLAEQAGFESVFISDHLQPWKHTDGHAPAAIAWLGALGAKTERIVMGTSVLTPTFRHHPAMVAQAFGTLGQMFPGRVILGVGTGESLNEAPLGFEWPDIKERFARLKEAVLLIERLWQEERVTHEGEYYRTDAVTIYDRPEVKVPIYIGASGPAATRLGGRIADGWITTSGKAPSLYTDNLLPAFQEGLEKGERVPGTVDTLIEMKVSFDTDRQRAMEDTRNWAALALSPDEKMGVEDPREMERLADQLPLERAASRWIVSTDADEHVERVMEYVRMGFRHLVFHAPGDDQARFLDLYGSEVVPRLRAAVAEHDAAQGL; from the coding sequence ATGACGAGGTTGCCGTTCCGCATCGGGTACAAGGCGTCGAGCGAGCAGTTCGCGCCGCAGCGGCTGCTCGACTACGGAGTGCTCGCCGAGCAGGCCGGCTTCGAGTCGGTGTTCATCTCGGACCACCTGCAGCCGTGGAAGCACACCGACGGGCACGCGCCGGCGGCGATCGCCTGGCTCGGCGCGCTCGGCGCGAAGACGGAGCGCATCGTCATGGGCACCTCGGTGCTGACCCCGACGTTCCGCCACCACCCGGCGATGGTCGCGCAGGCCTTCGGCACGCTCGGGCAGATGTTCCCCGGCCGCGTCATCCTCGGCGTCGGCACCGGCGAGTCGCTCAACGAGGCGCCCCTCGGCTTCGAGTGGCCCGACATCAAGGAGCGCTTCGCCCGCCTCAAGGAGGCCGTGCTGCTCATCGAGCGCCTCTGGCAGGAGGAGCGCGTGACCCACGAGGGCGAGTACTACCGCACCGACGCCGTCACCATCTACGACCGCCCCGAGGTCAAGGTGCCGATCTACATCGGCGCCTCCGGCCCCGCCGCCACGCGCCTCGGCGGGCGCATCGCCGACGGCTGGATCACCACCTCGGGCAAGGCGCCCTCGCTCTACACGGACAACCTGCTGCCCGCCTTCCAGGAGGGCCTGGAGAAGGGTGAGCGCGTTCCGGGCACGGTCGACACCCTCATCGAGATGAAGGTCTCGTTCGACACCGACCGCCAGCGCGCCATGGAGGACACCCGCAACTGGGCCGCCCTCGCGCTCAGCCCCGACGAGAAGATGGGCGTCGAGGATCCGCGCGAGATGGAGCGCCTCGCCGACCAGCTTCCGCTCGAGCGCGCCGCCTCGCGCTGGATCGTCTCGACCGACGCCGACGAGCACGTCGAGCGCGTCATGGAGTACGTGCGCATGGGGTTCCGGCACCTCGTCTTCCACGCTCCGGGTGATGACCAGGCGCGGTTCCTCGACCTGTACGGCAGCGAGGTCGTGCCGCGGCTGCGGGCGGCGGTCGCCGAGCACGACGCGGCGCAGGGGCTGTAG
- a CDS encoding SDR family NAD(P)-dependent oxidoreductase — MHASGRTALITGGASGLGRATAERMLAAGSSVVIADLPGSPGAALAEAWNAEHGPDRARFAPTDVTDEAQVQAAVDAASELGRLDVLVACAGIVRGARVVGRSGPFPLDVWRQVVDINLTGTFTAVSLAAARMAEQGAGDGEEANEENGVIVMTASVAAFDGQVGQAAYSASKGGVVGLVLPLARDLAQHRIRVMAIAPSLFRTPMAKALPEEALASLEEQTLHPHRLGRPEEYAALVQHIVENPMLNGETIRLDGAVRMAPR, encoded by the coding sequence GTGCACGCATCGGGCCGTACCGCGCTCATCACCGGCGGGGCCTCAGGGCTCGGCCGCGCAACCGCCGAGCGGATGCTGGCCGCGGGCAGCTCGGTCGTCATCGCCGACCTGCCCGGCTCGCCGGGCGCGGCGCTCGCCGAGGCCTGGAACGCCGAGCACGGGCCGGATCGCGCCCGCTTCGCGCCCACCGACGTCACCGACGAGGCTCAGGTGCAGGCCGCGGTCGACGCCGCGAGCGAGCTGGGCCGCCTCGACGTGCTCGTCGCCTGCGCCGGCATCGTGCGCGGGGCGCGGGTCGTCGGGCGCTCGGGGCCGTTCCCGCTCGACGTGTGGCGGCAGGTCGTCGACATCAACCTCACCGGCACCTTCACGGCGGTGAGCCTCGCGGCGGCGCGCATGGCCGAGCAGGGCGCGGGGGACGGAGAAGAAGCGAACGAGGAGAACGGCGTCATCGTCATGACCGCCTCCGTCGCCGCCTTCGACGGGCAGGTCGGGCAGGCCGCGTACTCGGCGTCGAAGGGCGGCGTGGTCGGGCTCGTGCTGCCGCTCGCGCGCGACCTGGCGCAGCACCGCATCCGGGTGATGGCGATCGCGCCGAGCCTGTTCCGCACGCCGATGGCCAAGGCCCTGCCCGAGGAGGCGCTCGCCTCGCTCGAGGAGCAGACGCTGCACCCGCACCGGCTCGGCCGGCCCGAGGAGTACGCGGCGCTCGTGCAGCACATCGTCGAGAACCCGATGCTCAACGGCGAGACCATCCGGCTCGACGGCGCCGTGCGCATGGCGCCGCGGTAG
- a CDS encoding MarR family winged helix-turn-helix transcriptional regulator, whose translation MTAPADDVDRIVDAWQRERPDLDFAPLHVLSRLGRIARHLDRARKAAFAVSGLESWEFDVLAALRRAGTPYELSPTSLLRQTMVSSGTMTNRIDRLATRGLVERRTDPNDGRGIIVRMTAQGTERVDRAIDELVVAEARLLSGLGRAEQEKLAALLRTLGADFDGTV comes from the coding sequence ATGACCGCCCCCGCGGATGACGTCGACCGCATCGTCGACGCCTGGCAGCGCGAGCGGCCCGACCTCGACTTCGCTCCGCTGCACGTGCTCTCGCGGCTCGGACGCATCGCCCGCCACCTCGACCGCGCGCGCAAGGCCGCTTTCGCCGTCAGCGGGCTCGAGTCGTGGGAGTTCGACGTGCTCGCCGCCCTGCGCCGCGCCGGCACCCCCTACGAGCTGAGCCCCACCTCGCTGCTGCGCCAGACCATGGTGTCGAGCGGCACCATGACGAACCGCATCGACCGGCTCGCCACCCGCGGCCTCGTCGAGCGCCGCACCGACCCCAACGACGGCCGCGGCATCATCGTGCGCATGACCGCGCAGGGCACCGAGCGGGTCGACCGCGCCATCGACGAGCTCGTCGTCGCCGAGGCGCGCTTACTCAGCGGCCTCGGGCGGGCCGAGCAGGAGAAGCTCGCCGCACTGCTGCGCACGCTCGGCGCCGACTTCGACGGAACCGTCTAG
- a CDS encoding PPOX class F420-dependent oxidoreductase — protein MDTPLTDAALEFLTERHLATLSTLGRDGRIHSVPVGMTYRDGVVRVIGSGGSQKFVNAQRSGRASLSSVDGARWISFEGPGVVSDDPERVALAVELYAARYRQPRPNPERVVLELAVERVLGSSGMRPARD, from the coding sequence TTGGACACGCCGCTGACGGATGCCGCGCTCGAGTTCCTCACCGAGCGGCACCTCGCGACGCTCTCCACCCTCGGGCGCGACGGCCGCATCCACTCGGTGCCCGTCGGCATGACCTACCGCGACGGCGTCGTGCGCGTCATCGGCAGCGGCGGCTCGCAGAAGTTCGTCAATGCGCAGCGGTCGGGCCGGGCATCCCTCAGCAGCGTGGACGGGGCGCGCTGGATCAGCTTCGAGGGGCCCGGCGTCGTGAGCGACGACCCGGAGCGGGTCGCTCTCGCCGTCGAGCTCTACGCCGCGCGGTACCGGCAGCCACGACCGAACCCCGAGCGGGTCGTGCTCGAGCTCGCGGTCGAGCGCGTGCTCGGCTCGAGCGGCATGCGGCCCGCCCGCGACTGA
- a CDS encoding L-serine ammonia-lyase, translating to MSLPLSLRVPLADRAFISVLDLFKPGIGPSSSHTVGPLRAAAAFAAGLSDPAAVTSIECTLFGSLGSTGVGHGTPDAVLAGLAGHRAETVTRDDVERARAAADAGALPLDGRHPIALTNDWLRFAPREIKPRHPNALTLVARDADGHELASETYYSIGGGFVEREGDVVAPGSGVVVPHRFDHADELLALCRETGLSISGIARENEAAVRTPADTDAALDQIWAAMSACLDAGLSSSGVLPGGLRVPRRAAAMAERLRSIQEANERDCTLEWLQAYAIAVNEENAAGGRVVTAPTNGAAGIIPAVLRHALDVIPRHQLPGGDEAEAARQFLLVAGVVGALIKSNASISGAEAGCQGEVGSAASMAAAGFAHLLGGSTEQVENAAEIAMEHSLGLTCDPVAGLVQLPCIERNAIGAGKAVAAARMAMHGDGTHLISLDTVIRTMRQTGEDMSRKYKETSEGGLAVNYVEC from the coding sequence GTGAGCCTGCCCCTGAGTCTGCGCGTGCCGCTCGCCGACCGCGCCTTCATCTCCGTGCTCGACCTGTTCAAGCCCGGCATCGGGCCCAGCAGCTCGCACACCGTCGGCCCGCTGCGCGCCGCCGCGGCCTTCGCCGCCGGGCTGTCCGACCCGGCCGCCGTCACCAGCATCGAGTGCACCCTCTTCGGCTCGCTCGGCTCCACCGGCGTCGGCCACGGAACCCCCGATGCCGTGCTCGCCGGCCTCGCCGGCCACCGCGCCGAGACCGTCACCCGCGACGACGTCGAGCGGGCCCGCGCGGCGGCCGATGCCGGCGCCCTGCCTCTCGACGGCCGGCACCCCATCGCGCTGACGAACGACTGGCTGCGCTTCGCCCCGCGCGAGATCAAGCCGCGCCACCCGAACGCCCTCACGCTCGTCGCGCGCGACGCCGACGGGCACGAGCTCGCGAGCGAGACCTACTACTCGATCGGCGGAGGCTTCGTCGAGCGCGAGGGCGACGTCGTCGCACCCGGCTCGGGCGTCGTCGTGCCGCACCGCTTCGACCACGCCGACGAGCTGCTGGCGCTGTGCCGCGAGACGGGGCTGAGCATCTCCGGCATCGCGCGCGAGAACGAGGCCGCGGTGCGCACCCCCGCCGACACGGATGCCGCTCTCGACCAGATCTGGGCCGCGATGTCGGCGTGCCTCGACGCGGGGCTGTCGAGCAGCGGCGTGCTGCCCGGGGGCCTGCGTGTTCCGCGGAGGGCTGCGGCCATGGCCGAGCGCTTGCGGAGCATCCAGGAGGCCAACGAGCGCGACTGCACCCTGGAGTGGCTGCAGGCCTACGCGATCGCCGTCAACGAGGAGAACGCGGCGGGCGGGCGGGTCGTCACGGCGCCGACGAACGGGGCGGCCGGCATCATCCCGGCCGTACTGCGGCACGCTCTCGACGTCATCCCGCGCCACCAGCTGCCGGGCGGGGATGAGGCCGAGGCGGCGCGGCAGTTCCTGCTCGTGGCGGGGGTCGTCGGCGCGCTCATCAAGTCGAACGCGAGCATCTCGGGCGCCGAGGCCGGCTGCCAGGGCGAGGTCGGTTCCGCCGCGTCCATGGCGGCCGCGGGCTTCGCGCACCTGCTCGGCGGCAGCACCGAGCAGGTCGAGAACGCCGCCGAGATCGCCATGGAGCACTCGCTCGGCCTCACCTGCGACCCCGTCGCCGGCCTCGTGCAGCTGCCCTGCATCGAGCGCAACGCCATCGGCGCGGGCAAGGCCGTCGCGGCCGCGCGCATGGCCATGCACGGCGACGGCACGCACCTCATCTCGCTCGACACCGTCATCCGCACCATGCGCCAGACGGGGGAGGACATGTCGCGCAAGTACAAGGAGACCAGCGAGGGCGGGCTCGCCGTGAACTACGTGGAGTGCTGA
- a CDS encoding SRPBCC family protein translates to MQPETIVVRQRIAATRAEAMAVAADLARLPEWASGFATSARPDPAETDVWLVDAPFGTVRARFQVDVERGILDHDVTMPDGGIVHNRLRIEAAGDASEAVFTLVRRPGMTDAELAADEAAVRADLSRLAALCARMDA, encoded by the coding sequence GTGCAACCCGAGACCATCGTCGTGCGGCAGCGCATCGCCGCGACTCGTGCCGAGGCGATGGCCGTGGCCGCGGATCTCGCGCGGCTGCCCGAGTGGGCATCCGGCTTCGCGACCTCGGCGCGGCCCGACCCCGCCGAGACCGACGTGTGGCTCGTCGACGCGCCGTTCGGCACCGTGCGGGCGCGGTTCCAGGTCGACGTCGAGCGGGGCATCCTCGATCACGACGTCACCATGCCCGACGGCGGGATCGTGCACAACCGCCTGCGTATCGAGGCCGCGGGCGACGCGAGCGAGGCCGTCTTCACGCTCGTGCGCCGCCCCGGCATGACCGACGCCGAGCTCGCCGCCGACGAGGCCGCCGTGCGGGCCGACCTGTCACGCCTCGCCGCGCTGTGCGCCAGGATGGACGCATGA
- the glmU gene encoding bifunctional UDP-N-acetylglucosamine diphosphorylase/glucosamine-1-phosphate N-acetyltransferase GlmU, with protein sequence MTDPRLAVIVLAAGQGTRMKSRLPKVLHPLAGVPLIGHVLATARALEPAHVVAVVRHERDTVAAAILDLDAEALIADQDSVPGTGRAVEAALDALPADFEGDVLVVSGDVPLLDAQTLAHLVAEHRSRSAAATVLSAVLDDATGYGRIVRAEDGGLDRIVEQKDATDAERALTEINSGTYVFTAAPLRSSLALVSTDNAAQEKYLTDVIGLLRGDGHGVAALPAGQSWLVAGINDRVQLSDAALRLNAMIVRGWQLAGVTISDPASVWIDRTVTLEADSEILPGTQLKGATSVASGAVVGPDTTLVDTEVGEGARVSRTDATLAVVGAGASVGPFAYLRPGTVIGEKGKVGTFVETKNTTLGAGSKVPHLSYIGDTTVGEGSNIGAGTITANYDGVNKHTTVVGSHVRTGSHNVFVAPVRIGDGAYSGAGTVIRKNVAAGELALNVAPQRNLAGWVATNRPGTAAAEAAAAATQHEANETPAP encoded by the coding sequence ATGACCGACCCCCGTCTCGCCGTCATCGTGCTCGCCGCCGGCCAGGGCACCCGCATGAAGTCGCGCCTGCCGAAGGTGCTGCACCCGCTCGCCGGCGTGCCCCTCATCGGCCACGTGCTCGCCACCGCCCGCGCCCTCGAGCCCGCGCACGTCGTCGCCGTCGTGCGGCACGAGCGCGACACCGTCGCGGCCGCCATCCTCGACCTCGACGCCGAGGCGCTCATCGCCGATCAGGACTCCGTGCCGGGCACCGGCCGAGCCGTCGAAGCGGCGCTGGATGCTCTGCCCGCCGATTTCGAGGGCGACGTGCTCGTCGTCTCGGGCGACGTGCCGCTGCTCGATGCGCAGACGCTCGCGCACCTCGTCGCCGAGCACCGCAGCCGGAGCGCCGCCGCCACCGTGCTCAGCGCCGTGCTCGACGACGCCACCGGCTACGGCCGCATCGTGCGCGCCGAGGACGGCGGCCTCGACCGCATCGTCGAGCAGAAGGACGCCACCGACGCCGAGCGCGCCCTCACCGAGATCAACTCGGGCACCTACGTATTCACCGCGGCGCCGCTGCGCAGCTCGCTCGCGCTCGTCTCGACCGACAACGCCGCGCAGGAGAAGTACCTCACCGACGTCATCGGCCTGCTGCGCGGCGACGGCCACGGCGTCGCCGCCCTGCCCGCCGGCCAGAGCTGGCTCGTCGCCGGCATCAACGACCGCGTGCAGCTGAGCGACGCCGCCCTGCGCCTCAACGCCATGATCGTGCGCGGCTGGCAGCTCGCCGGCGTCACCATCAGCGACCCGGCGAGCGTCTGGATCGACCGCACCGTCACCCTCGAGGCCGACAGCGAGATCCTGCCCGGAACCCAGTTGAAGGGCGCGACCTCGGTGGCCTCCGGCGCCGTCGTCGGCCCCGACACGACCCTCGTCGACACCGAGGTGGGGGAGGGCGCCCGCGTGAGCCGCACCGACGCGACGCTCGCCGTCGTGGGGGCGGGAGCATCCGTCGGCCCCTTCGCCTACCTGCGCCCCGGCACCGTCATCGGCGAGAAGGGCAAGGTCGGCACCTTCGTCGAGACGAAGAACACGACCCTCGGCGCCGGCAGCAAGGTGCCGCACCTCTCGTACATCGGCGACACCACCGTCGGCGAGGGCTCGAACATCGGCGCGGGCACCATCACGGCCAACTACGACGGCGTCAACAAGCACACGACCGTCGTCGGATCGCACGTGCGCACCGGCTCGCACAACGTCTTCGTCGCCCCCGTTAGGATTGGCGACGGCGCGTACTCCGGAGCCGGCACCGTCATCCGCAAGAACGTCGCGGCGGGCGAGCTGGCGCTGAACGTGGCCCCGCAGCGCAACCTCGCGGGCTGGGTGGCGACGAACCGGCCGGGCACGGCAGCGGCCGAGGCCGCCGCCGCCGCGACGCAGCACGAAGCGAACGAGACGCCCGCGCCGTAA